In Silene latifolia isolate original U9 population chromosome 3, ASM4854445v1, whole genome shotgun sequence, a single window of DNA contains:
- the LOC141647920 gene encoding pentatricopeptide repeat-containing protein At4g19191, mitochondrial, whose translation MIRPLHWLLKQIPKCQTVGQWNTYIREAVNKGNSKEALIFYRQMKQMGLSPNKLTFPFVAKACAKISNFTQSQIIHADILKLPFWSDVFIGTALINMYVKSNQLEFAHRVFDKMPERDVTSWNAMMLGFAQSDFVGRFFLLFREMRLLGVVPDSVTLIGLTQSATKISDLPLVKGAHALGVRVGLMDDISLVNTFISGYGKSGDLLSSVGMFDEIHFESRTIVSWNALIGAHSLLGTYCSAFRIYQLVLDDGRKPDVSTFLSLLSSCGELEALNYGKLVHSHAIQLGVVYDVTMANTLLTMYSRCGDIHSASLLFQRMAYKTCVSWTAMIGGYAEKGNIDEAFNLFLAMQMAGEKPDTVTLLSLLSGCGQTGSLELGIWIDNYAISNRLRDNVILCNAIIDMYAKCGFVDKCKELFNSMPHKTIVSWTTMISGLALNGEFTESLNLFFRMVGLGLKPNHVTFLTILQACTHAGFLEKGRECFDLMTQVYRLSPWLEHYSCMVDLLGRRGKLKEALELIESMPLKPDPGIWGTLLAACKIHHNLKIGEYAANLLYELEPHAAASYVELANMYALEGQWDEVSKVRGLMKSNEVKKSPGQSIIQVNGKNHTFSVEERSHPEGLQIYEVLHLLAGQLKEDPFSYIIQVFPENEMGLQLFLEA comes from the coding sequence atgataagACCTCTGCACTGGTTGCTCAAGCAGATTCCAAAATGTCAGACTGTTGGACAGTGGAACACTTATATCAGAGAAGCTGTGAACAAGGGCAATTCCAAGGAAGCCCTCATATTCTATCGACAAATGAAACAAATGGGGTTATCCCCCAACAAGTTGACTTTTCCTTTTGTGGCAAAAGCTTGTGCCAAGATTTCAAACTTCACACAATCACAGATTATTCATGCTGATATTTTGAAATTGCCCTTTTGGTCAGACGTGTTTATTGGAACTGCCCTCATTAATATGTATGTGAAAAGTAACCAATTGGAGTTTGCCCACAGAGTATTTGATAAGATGCCTGAGAGGGATGTCACCTCATGGAACGCCATGATGTTGGGATTTGCTCAGTCTGATTTTGTGGGTAGATTTTTCCTTCTTTTCCGAGAAATGAGGCTACTAGGAGTTGTCCCAGACTCGGTTACACTTATAGGATTGACTCAATCTGCTACTAAAATAAGTGATCTCCCCTTAGTGAAAGGTGCTCATGCACTTGGAGTTCGTGTGGGTCTGATGGATGACATTTCTCTTGTTAATACGTTCATTTCTGGCTATGGCAAGAGTGGGGACTTGCTTTCATCAGTGGGTATGTTTGATGAGATACATTTTGAATCAAGGACAATTGTGTCTTGGAATGCTTTGATTGGTGCACATTCATTGCTTGGTACTTATTGTAGTGCCTTTCGAATATACCAACTCGTTTTGGATGATGGACGCAAGCCTGACGTTAGCACTTTTCTTAGCCTCTTGTCTTCATGTGGAGAGCTTGAGGCTTTAAACTATGGGAAATTAGTTCATTCCCATGCGATTCAATTGGGCGTTGTCTATGATGTTACTATGGCTAATACTTTATTAACTATGTATTCAAGATGTGGAGATATTCACTCAGCTAGTCTTTTGTTTCAGAGGATGGCATATAAAACATGTGTTTCTTGGACAGCCATGATCGGTGGGTATGCTGAGAAAGGAAACATAGACGAagcttttaatttatttttagccATGCAAATGGCTGGCGAGAAACCTGATACTGTTACTCTTTTGTCTCTATTATCGGGATGTGGTCAAACTGGATCTCTTGAACTTGGAATATGGATTGATAACTATGCCATCTCTAACCGGCTAAGGGACAATGTCATATTATGCAATGCAATTATCGACATGTATGCAAAATGTGGCTTTGTCGACAAGTGTAAAGAACTATTTAATTCCATGCCTCACAAAACTATCGTCTCTTGGACTACAATGATATCTGGGCTGGCACTGAATGGAGAATTCACAGAGTCGCTGAATCTTTTCTTCAGGATGGTTGGGCTGGGTTTGAAACCAAACCACGTAACATTCTTGACCATTCTTCAAGCCTGCACTCATGCAGGGTTTCTAGAAAAGGGACGAGAATGCTTTGATCTGATGACACAAGTTTATAGATTAAGTCCTTGGTTAGAACACTACTCATGCATGGTTGATCTTCTTGGGCGTCGTGGAAAGTTGAAGGAAGCACTAGAATTGATTGAAAGCATGCCTTTAAAACCTGATCCTGGTATATGGGGGACATTGCTTGCTGCATGTAAAATACACCATAACTTGAAGATAGGGGAGTATGCAGCTAATCTTCTCTACGAGCTGGAGCCACATGCTGCCGCTTCATATGTAGAACTGGCAAATATGTACGCTTTGGAAGGTCAGTGGGATGAGGTATCAAAAGTCAGAGGTCTGATGAAATCTAATGAGGTGAAAAAATCTCCAGGCCAGAGTATTATCCAAGTCAATGGAAAGAATCACACTTTTAGTGTTGAGGAAAGGTCCCATCCAGAAGGCTTACAAATATATGAGGTTCTACACTTGTTGGCAGGGCAGCTAAAAGAAGATCCATTTTCATATATTATTCAAGTTTTTCCTGAGAATGAGATGGGGCTGCAATTGTTTTTGGAGGCATAG
- the LOC141647922 gene encoding uncharacterized protein LOC141647922, translated as MAMRCARRMVSGSSVGGLPRYFSTSSGGKGGVLDDKERAQETIFIQKMERERLEKQKLKLDKENAEKGKEAAEKKSKDEIQKD; from the exons ATGGCAATGAGATGTGCAAGGCGTATGGTTTCAGGGTCATCAGTTGGTGGATTACCTCGCTACTTTTCCACTAGTAGCGGTGGCAAAGGCGGCGTTCTCGACGATAAAGAGCGCGCTCAGGAAACCATTTTTATCCAg AAAATGGAAAGGGAGAGGTTAGAGAAACAGAAACTAAAATTGGACAAGGAGAATGCCGAGAAAGGAAAAGAAGCTGCTGAGAAG AAATCGAAGGATGAAATTCAGAAAGACTAA